GATTTGAAGTTTAGAAAGAAACAGCTTGTAAATGGGTCATCCGGTTTAGCCCGAGTGCATTTCAGGTAGTCATTAATTATGTGCTTAATAAGAATAGAAATTAACCATTGTAACTTTTGCGTTTCTTAGCGACCGAATAGATAATTTAGTCATTgagattgtacccattttgtatattagtccctaacttaatgttaaattcaaaatagtttctatctttgcataagtgttgcaaaatagttcttccgttaaattttaaagtaacgtcGTTAATGAgatcaattttagtgccacgtggactatccaatgtgacactaaaggatgacgtggcatgacacGTGGACGTACCTCTTAAAAGATGTCAAGTCATTTGATAataacaaaacgagtaaataggTAATTTAGTCTTTGACTTTGTAcccctgttgcatattagttcctaacttaatgaaaaattcaaaatagtctctatcttttgcataagtattgcaaaatagtcattccattaaattttaaagtaacgctgttagtgaggtcaattttagtgtcacgtcatttgatgatgatagaatgagtggttttttcaaatttgatggttTTGAACCAATTGAGGCATATATACGAAAAAGAACCCACACACAattgcacaaataaaaagaaccaaaaatccaCAGCAACAACCTTATCTATGTAGCCGTCAACACCAATGGGCGAGGTCTgcataaccatttttttttcctcttttttttttcttcaattaccaacaatgtatcattttgggttctaatttattttttttgtgttttgaataggaagagaaaaaatcagaggaaaacaaagtggagaagaaaaaagcacaggaaaaagaaaagaaagaagaagaggaaaaccacaggaatcaaaagatgacaaggaaTCCAAGGAGGAATCTGTGTTGCCAAAAATCGTGCAAGGCACAACCTTCACAATACATGGACACTTTAAGCACGATTTCTGGCATCTTTTAAGTTAtgaactattttgcaacacttgtgcaaaagatagggactattttgaatttttcattaagttagtgACTAATATACAACAAGGGTACAAAGTCAGGGAttaaattgcctatttactcgttttgttatcatcaaatgacgtgacatCTCTTAGGAGACATGTCCATGTGTCATGCCACGTCATTCTTTAGTGTCACGTTGGATAGTCTacgtgacactaaaattgaTCTCACTAACgacgttactttaaaatttaacggaaggactattttgcaatacttatgcaaagatagagactattttgaatttaacattaagttagagactaatatgcaaaataaatataatctcagggactaaattgcctattcactcgtTTCATAGCCATTTGACTTGATAAACTGAATTGCCAATGTACTTCCAAACACACGCTTATTCGTCAATCTTAGTCTGAATCCCATTAATCATCAAAGCCATTTGACTTGATAAACTGAATTGCCAATGTACTTCCAAACACACGCTTATTCGTCAATCTTAGTCTGAATCCCATTAATCATCAAATACATCTATAGCAAGGGCCCAGATATGTGAGCTCACCATCAGCCACTCCATTATTTTATGTGAATCACGATAAagtacaattatatttttacatatatgtGAATCAGACGTTAGTTTGGTTCAACTAACATCTACACTAGTAgcaaaattaattgaataaaagtaGTCCCAAATTAAATGAGAGTGTGGTGACTAATTTACCAAGTCCATGCCCACAACATGAAAGCTGGAAGAAGCAATATTCCTTAGAGAgcatcaaaattaaacaacttgtTTACAGACCCTGATTATTCTTGGttgtttttctctattcaaATGAAAGTGTTTTCTTTGAGAAATTAAATTAGTTCAGATCCTgatctcatcatcatcatcatctgtgTAAGGTAACCGGGGTTTTCTCATGTAACATGTACGGTCTAGTGAAACTTTTGAATCTATTCCCTTCGTTATTAATTTCTGTAGGGTcccatttatttaaaaaggagagaaatagTCAAATAGATACAAAACTTGCAGGTCACCTTGTCACGTAAATTCTGAATATTATAGTAGAGATCGATCCATTCCCAGTTTTCTGAGTTGCTATGCTATGCCATATTGAATTCCAACTTTAACATGTGCAGTTATTGGGCCACGACGCAGTGGTCCTGTCTATGAGGGACATAAATCATGGGCTAGAATCATAAGAAAAGTCATTGTACCTGTGTAGCACTAAAATCTTACAAGCAGTAGTAGCTGATTCTTAATAATTTAACTGCACGAAAACGATGTACGAAACATCTTGTGTGTTTTTCTCAagtttttaactctttttttttttgtaactcaCTATCCAATGAAAGGCagaaaaatcatattcatatattttcttacaattttcttttacCAAATGGCATTCCTGATACATAAGATAACTCGACATATGCTCATTTGTTTAAACTTGCAATAGATTGTATAACTAAGAGAatcaaggagaaaaaaaaaagagaaaaaaattaaatttcaaatataataaatgataaaataataaagaaatagaaaaaaaataatattatataaattactgTACTCATTATTATACGTGCATGTATCACATCTCTTCTAAAAaagttattcttaaaaaaatgatggcttcttaaaagaacaaaaaaattctaaaaaaacagtttaaaaaaacacgtaaaaaagtataaaactacttattttatttaaaaagtgcttttaaataaaatttaaataccaACAAGTAGATGATTTGACTCACgctaaattttctttaaataagattttgaattcaaattttataaatgaaaaaaatataattgaaaaaagaaaatttcctTAAAAATGACCAATCAGATTTTCCAACAAAATCAATTATCAATAaagtcaaataatattttatactattaatatgattaaaaaaattaaacaaacggACATACTCCAACCAACGAAATACACAGAGGAAGGAAACcaaaattatatgttaaaaaaagaaaattatattctttttcataaatgtttaaaagtaaaaaaaaaatgatgcgttgtttttataattattagcaaaagtataaaaaaacataaactaaaAACGACTTTAGACttgattttttctattttatagaCAATAATGGTACAATCAGAATTCGAAGTTTGTctgaaataaaaatcaaacttatcATTCAcgctaattaatatatatatatatatatatatacactacgatcatataatattgtttttttaagaaattatcatataatgttaaaaattgttacattatttatacattcaaattaaattcaGCATCCTTCTAACAATAACATAAATCCAATAAATtgtactaaaaaataataaagcagCTGATAATACAGCTACATTTATTCAATAAGCActcaccatttaaatttctaacaCGGTGTAAAAATTAAACGgttgaaaactttttccaaCAACTGTACTTTAGAATTTTTTAGTTTTCGATAAAACTCTGAAGTATGTTTATataagttttgattttttagaaaatggaTGAAACTTATAACAGAGcgttcaattaatttattttaaaaacatttttaatgttaacacttattttttaacgttataaaaaaacttgtaaaaagtatatttattttCCAATTTAATCTTTTTCGAACTTACTAAAAGAAATTAAGTGtaaagtaagaaaagaaaaaacaagcaAATCGTCACGTGAAAGCATTCAAAGCAAGAAAGGACAAAAGGGCTATGTGAGACAAAAAGACAAAAttagtaaaaactaaaaaccagGCATTTAAGATTCGACCTACTTTAGTTGCCAACGCATTGTCATGGAATTGCGATTAATCCGATTATGAGTGTTTGAGGAAATGTCCgtacaattaattttgaatgaaattaatttaataaaattgattataattaaaattaaatttaaaatgaattaatctCTGTACTGTTTTTGAATGTTTTTATCTAAAAGTTTAAAGTAAAACTAAGTAATTTTAatctaacaaaattatttaaagttctttcaattataaatttaggaTCACATGACCAAACATGTAAATATTTATCTAACACCTCCACTGGTCTTACTTTTAAGTCttaaatataagagaaaaaaaagatgtcATGTTCacatttaattacataaatttaaattaatgttttttcaatttattatcaagtataagaaaaagtgttaataaaaaaaaagataagaaggaGTCATTAAAACTAgtacttcaattaaataaaaaatattttaataataataaaaaataaaataaagttagttgaattttttttatattctaaatcaagaattttttttttctttgatttgtgATCAAGGGGAGTATAACTTTGGTTGATAGTATAACATCGACTCAACGTGAAAGCAAAGCACTATTTGCATTTGGATATATTCCAACACTAACACTATGACTTGATCCATTTAAGCTTAGTCTACAACGGACCAATGTTAAATGGTGTTGTTATTCACACGCTCcctatttttggatttttttaaatacctaAAACacccctattttttttttggggggggggggggactaAAATATGTATGcacttttctctttcttttcttttcaaatgagagaaattattttcatgtgtgaatttcattattattttttatatttatttcttaacgGATTTAACCCCATTCCAAAATGTAGACAAAAGCCCTCAATTTGTGTTGTTCCTCTATTCTACTTTTCCATCTTCACATATTGATGCATATCAAACATTACATGAATATTTGCGATGGTTTGAAAGTGTTTTTTAGCCAACatacattgattttattttattttgtcttaatCCTCTAgttcattagaaaaaaataattctaactaACCTAGAATTTGACGGTCAAGAATTGTTTCCgataaaaatcaaacttcagTACTATTCGAATGATTTAAccttaattttaacatattaattattttgttcgATTACTTGAATGCATGTATTGGTTTGAGtagaaacaattttaatttattgtatatgatatgatatcatatttaattttaaaatttatgtgtattaaaaaatattaatgagcGCTTTTCcctaaaaagaaaacattaatgAGGGTAGCCTCACTTTGTCCGCATAAGCAATTAATTTCTCATTTATCAGACGAAAAtatactttataaaataaaaaggatcattttttaaaatacgaggaaataaattatttttatattataaatgttaataAGTGTGTCAAAAGGATCAATCTAACCTAACCCGATAGGAACTCATACTGTTgttaaccataaaaaaaaaaaaaaaacataatttcacATGCTGGTAAGAAGAACAAGCAAGAAGGTAAAAAGGTAATGACAATATGTTAGATTCAATGAAGCCCAAGAATAAGATGAATCAGAATCCTACACAAAGTCATAATGCTATCACAGTGGTTAAGAAATAATGACAAATGTTAATCATATTCTTGGGATATTGGTTAAGAAATataatgagaattttttttattgagacaCAATAAAATAGTGTtgtttatgacttttttttttatgttctcctatgatatttattataaatattttttttagtttcttaaccaATATTTTAATGATACTGACGATCAGCAAAATCCTTCCATAATTATTGCCTGGAATAGAGGTTCTAGGAGAATGCTAAAAAACCATAGTAGATGTAGGCCATGATAAATGAATGTACTTGATGAAAAATATGGACTTGTTTTATGTGTCAAATTCAGTGTGCCAAACTCAATTGACTATGCAAAAAAACCATTTCTTGCAATCACGTGCAAGTTATATTGCCTTCGAATTCTTGTCTACTAGGGAAGCAAACGGTGTAGTATGAATATTGATGGAGATAAATTGATCAATGGCTTTAAGATTTAGGAGCGTGGTGCCCAAGATGTTGGTGTGCTTATATTATATGGCTACTTCTTGAAtctttttgcatgttttttcttttcctcgtATACTTGGTTTATGATGAATTTTGCAGTTCCCCGTTTGATCAAGGATATAGTTCTAAAATGTCATGTTGAGTGTGAAAGTGAATACAAAAGTTGATTTTAATCCATTCGatcaacttattttaaaatcataggttcctatttttttatattttatttgttttcttctctttaCCAATTTTGCTTCATCTTTTCCCTCTTCTCTTTCATCTACCTCAAACCTCTTACCTCCTCTGCTATACCCCACCATTCTCATCTATTCCAACCACTGCATGCCACCTGAAAAAGCGATTTTTGGCAGCCCTCCCCCCTCTCCTCGTCGGGAACTGCCACAACGCCGTTGTGGACGACCACGACGTTGCAACGCACTGCATCGACATTGCCGCATACTTTCCGGAGCAATAAAGTGGAACCTTGATAactatgaaatttggatataattgatagtcaattttgactaaaaataattataattcatttaCTTATTGtcgtttttaatgaaataatgaaaaatttaatatcatgttaattttttaccagcatgattcaaaagaagaaaattataagtgctttgaaagaaaattgatgcaaaaacttgaacaaaaagctttaaaaaaaagttgaaagatTGGGCCACCACAATCTTAGTGCGAAAAAAGCTCACGAAAAAACCTAAAGGCGCGTTTAGCACGAATCCCGCACTAAACGCGTGATCACCACCATACTCGTTAAGCGCGAGGTCGCATGAATTTTAAGTTACCTTAAACCTATAAAAGGAGAAAGATACACCGAGATTCAGAGCTATCTAATGAATACATTCTAAGCCTGAGTATCTCTAATAGGAAAAACTCTCCTTCTTTAGtcattcttcctttcttttcttgtattTATCCCTTTCCTTCTTCTACCCACATCAGTCTCTAAAGTATAAAGTTTCTCATGACAATAAGAGGTTAAACCTCCATTATTGGGAGTCTGACAAACCaacttttataatgtaattattttctattatttatttaatgcaatccaatttttattggttttttttgtgatttattgtttattgattATGATCTGGTCACCCATGCTCATGTATTGTTTAGGAggtaatgcattgaaaaatggttattttctaaGAATTAGAAAAGGACATTTAAATGAACTCATTGCTAGAAATAGAGTGAGATTTGTTTAGCTTATTTTATGCATCTTCAATCTCAATGTAATTTACTGTTTTTATCTTTGCAAAAAAATTtgggagagaaaaatatattaattagatttttcaTGCAGGAAATCAAAGATAAAGTATCACAAATAGATGTGGGTGAAAACTGGAATAACATATAGATAGagaaaatttattaacattGTATCTTGGCATGCTAGGCcccaacatattttaaattctgaatttaTCTTTAAACATTCAAACGTATtatcattatctttatcttctacttttcttatctcttatttattttatcttctacttttttatctttaaatctcttatgtctttaaatttttatcttgtcTCCTACctctctttatcttctattttaaatttcttatctcttactttctttaaattttacatcTTCAATTCCTTATATCTTTTACTCTTCTTTTGCTTAAAAATTGGGATATACACCAATTGAAGTACGAACAAAGTacatgtggattcgacactcaaaCTTTCGAGTAACTTTACTATTTGTGACAATTTGATGCACTTGTCAATGAGTTAACAGACCTCCTACTACGCTGTCGCCGACAATGACTCCACTGTCACTGGTAAAACAGAAAAATGCAAGTGCTAGAGTGACAGGACAATGGGGATGAACCACTGACAAGAACCGCGAGGTATTGCTTCATCGTCGATGTCTCCACCTTCaactacaaaaagaaaaaaaatccaagtgCGAGAGGGAAGGGTTCATGCTAGCGCCATCAGAGGCTAGGAGGGCTTTGGGTTTCTTTGTAGTAAGAGGCTAGGAGGAGAGAGAGAACACCTGCGGTAGAGGTAGGAAGGTGGAAGCACAACGAAGTAGAGGGGAAGAAGAGAAgggagagagagacagagagaagAGGAGGATAAAATCGAAAaagtaacaaaattaaaaaaaaagaaaagcaaaaaaacaaaaaatgatagccattgtttttgaaataagtTGATCTAATGGATTAAAATGAACTTTCGTACCATGCAAAAGTTTGTCACTTTCACACGGTATAATCCATCTTGTTTGAGACCAAAATCAGTTGTACTAAGGCAAATACAGTTATCAAGAATCTTGGAATAGATTCTTGGTATAAGGTGGATGCTTAGGGATTTTTTAAAAGGTATTTAGGTAGTTTGGGATTTGCTTGTGTTAAAGGTGGATATGATTGGTTCTCATCCCCAATGTATCCACCTTGACTACTCACCAGTAGATGAATCCATTTCTTTCTATACTTTTGTGGTTTATGGAAGGTCCTACTTCGGTTGCTAGGGAGGGACTTTGGCAAGAGCTTTGTCACCTTGCTGAGACTTTGCAACGACCATTGGTAGTGCTAGGTGATTTCAATGCCTATTTAGATAAATCAGAAAAGTCAACTGGGACTGCCCCTAACTGTGCCTCAATGAATCAGTTCAAGTCTTGGCTGTGTACTTGCCATTTGCACGACCTTGGTTTTAATTAAAGGGCCTCCCTTCCTAGTCTCATTATAAAGAGTTTTCTTAATCATTTCAAActactttattttatctttatctatataaaaatttatccataattaaaaaatgacctTATTCTGTACGAGAATCAGGACGCGGAGTTTAAAGACAAGGTGCACATGAGATGCTAAGCTAGGTGAAGATTATAAAACATTAttagttaattagttaattagagGTGGTACAGTTTGGATTTGGCCAGGATTTGATTACCCTCGGAAAGTCGAGCAGGCAATGTTAGACAAAAGGGACAAAGTCACTGGTTTATTACATTGTCTAATGCATTTTTCtatctcaaatataaaattggtGGACCAtacatgaattattattttttgtttgtgaaCCTAGTAAGCAGTATCCTCGTTTATTATGATGTGGGGATTCCGGATTTTCTGCAGTCAGTAAAGTGGCTGTAAAGACCTACATCCAAAATCCCatggtttatatattttttcttatattttattaactattttataaatgaaagaGAGAATTTAAGGTTACAATTTTATGCACACGTTTTTCTTTTTGGCTGTGCAGGGAATCCCATTCCGTAAGATTTTACCGGAAGATTTTGGGTTACCTGAGGCTGATATTTCAGTAAACTGCTATTGTAACTGCTTCTGCAAGGACAACATCTGCTATTTTGTGAAATGATATTTAGACACTCTCATtaacacattatttttcttcatatcTCTTTCTATCATATCTGCATTTTTTCAGTCAATTAACTTCTCTAGGTATGCAGGGATTATTTTTCGTTGTTTAAACTAGTTTGATACAGACCAAACAGTTTGAGTTCCCTTTACTAGAATTAGTCACAACATTTATTAAGCTCGGTTCAGAAAAGGAGTAACATACATGCTTATATCTATCTCTAAACATCAAAACTGAAAACAAGGAACCCCAGTAATAGTGACATCATAGATTAGTAATACTATCCAAGCTGTGAATTAAAAACCACAGAAAAAAATCTGTCCCTACTCAATCTTTTATCTAGTACAAGTAAACATCAAAATGAATACACCAGAATCATATGCTTAGACGTTCGAATATATTGCAATTAGGAATACAAGCTACTGAATGGATATTAGATACCGCACAGGtgcatcaacaaaaaaatggacatAAATTACAAACAAGTGAACTGACACAAAATTGATATTCAGATACCTCAAATACCTTCCCTTTTCAGCATCTAATTATTAGTTCAGCGGACACAAAAATTGTCAATTTCAAATCACACTCGTTCAAACTAGAACAAGTAGCTGGAAATAAGAGATTCtgaatccaataaaaaaaattgaccccaaaaatgaaaattaggaTTGAATATCCAGAAACAAGAATGATTCGATTCTACTTAAGGACGAACGCACTAACTCAACACAATACCACCACGACGCTGGATATGTAGTAAAAACAAGTATCAGCATATTACAAGGCATGCCCAAATAGTCatctatctatttttattttttttttggtttttctaaatcCAATTAACACGgttcaaaacacaaaaaaaaaaaaaaaaaaacataaccttATTATAAGAAACAACTAAAAACACTAGCAAACCCATAATCTAGATTGAAACGCCACATAGCAACAAATCATTCATATTCATTCAGAGCGATTGGCGAACCTCTCAACCTTGTCATCGGTCAAATTGATACCAACCATGGCTTCCCCCAATCCACAACTAACCTCTGCCAAAACCTCGGGGTCACTGTAGTGAGTCACGGCCTGAACAATTGCCCTCGCACGCTTCGCGGGATCGCCGCTCTTGAAGACGCCGGAGCCGACGAAGACGCCGTCGCATCCGAGCTGCATCATGAGCGCGGCGTCGGCGGGGGTGGCGACTCCGCCGGCGGCGAAGTGGACGACGGGGAGGCGGCCGAGCTGTTTGGTCTGCATGACGAGGTCGTAGGGCGCAGCGATGCTCTTGGCGAAGGTGAAGACCTCGTCGTCGTCCATGTTGCGGAGAACCCTAATGTCGCTCATGACGGAACGCACGTGGCGAACGGCCTCGATGATGTTGCCGGTGCCGGCCTCGCCCTTGGTGCGGATCATGGCGGCGCCCTCGCGGATACGGCGGAGGGCCTCGCCGAGGTTGCGGCAGCCACAGACGAAGGGGATGCGGAAGTTGTGTTTGTTGATGTGGTTGGCGTCGTCGGCGAGGGTGAGGACCTCGCTCTCGTC
The nucleotide sequence above comes from Glycine soja cultivar W05 chromosome 11, ASM419377v2, whole genome shotgun sequence. Encoded proteins:
- the LOC114376383 gene encoding pyridoxal 5'-phosphate synthase subunit PDX1, whose protein sequence is MEGSGSGVVTVYGNGAITETKKSPFSVKVGLAQMLRGGVIMDVVNAEQARIAEEAGACAVMALERVPADIRAQGGVARMSDPQLIKDIKRAVTIPVMAKARIGHFVEAQILEAIGIDYVDESEVLTLADDANHINKHNFRIPFVCGCRNLGEALRRIREGAAMIRTKGEAGTGNIIEAVRHVRSVMSDIRVLRNMDDDEVFTFAKSIAAPYDLVMQTKQLGRLPVVHFAAGGVATPADAALMMQLGCDGVFVGSGVFKSGDPAKRARAIVQAVTHYSDPEVLAEVSCGLGEAMVGINLTDDKVERFANRSE